A stretch of DNA from Peromyscus maniculatus bairdii isolate BWxNUB_F1_BW_parent chromosome 7, HU_Pman_BW_mat_3.1, whole genome shotgun sequence:
CCCACCACAAAGAATTAATTCTGGTCCAAAACATCAATAGTGCTGAGCCTGAAGAAGCCCTGACCTTAGTGGTAATTTGGGAACACATCCTTTTTGTAATGTTTCCAGGCCAGTCTGTTCAGATGGAGCCATTTTGCTTCCTGTTGTCGTACTGAATATAATGCGGTTGTTACCATTCTCCTGATAGCACTTAATGTCTCAATTTTTCTTCACTTTGGACTTCTGTTTTGGATTCTGAGGCTTGAACCTAAAGCCTTACACATGCTAAGAACATGCTCTACCACGAAGCCTTTGGACTGACTCCATTTTCCTTGGTCTCTGGGGTGATCCTGGCGCACATCCTTGTGTATGCGCTCAGGTGCAAATGCCTTTGTAGGGTAGATAGCAAGCAGTAAAAGTGCTGGGTGGCAGGGTTACCAGTTCGTATTTGGCCATGGGCCTCTCCCTGAGAGATCTCCCCGCTGATCCCCAGGAGTGGCTTGCGGGGAGGGGGTGCTGAGGGCAAGCCTTGCTTCCCCTCCTGCCCAGGTGTTCAGATCCAGTCATCCCAGATCGTGGAGTCCAGTGGCTTGTACACCCTGCAGAGTGTTCTGAACGCACAGCTAGTCAAGGAAGACAAAGATGCCCGGTTTTACTGCGAACTCAGCTACCGGCTCCCCAGTGGGAACCGCATGAAGGAGTCTAAGGAGGTCACCGTCCCTGTCTTCTGTAAGTGTTGACTAGCTCTTCTGGTTTGGCGGGGTGGACCTGCTGGTCCCTCTGCATCAAATTCAGGGCCAGTTCTTGGGCTGAGAGCCTTCCACTTTGTCTGCACAGACCCTGCAGAAAAAGTGTGGGTGGAGGTAGAGCCCATGGGACTGCTGAAGGAAGGAGATCATGTGAAAATCCGATGTCTGACTGACGGCAACCCTCAGCCCCACTTCACTATCAACAAGCAGGTTCGGAGGGCTCCGTGCTGGGTGCGTGGAAGGTGCACAAGGGTACAGGCAAAGAGGCCGACCCGGCAGCTGGAGGCATCGGCTCACCCTCGCCCTTTTGTGCTCTCCCagaactccagcactggggagatggaggaggaggccaCTGATGAAAACGGTATCCTCTTCCTGGAGCCCGCCCAGAAGCAACACAGTGGCCTCTACCAGTGTCAGAGCCTGGACTTGGAAACTATGGTCACCCTATCAAGTGACCTCCAGGAGCTGCTAGTGAACTGTGAGGCACTCGGGTGGGTTCAGCCTGGGGCAGGAGGGAACTGGTGGTCCTGCCCAGGCTGACACTTTGGCTATGCCTCCAGATGTGTCTGATGTCCGAGTGAATCCAGCCGCCCCTGAAGCCCAGGAAGGCGACAGCCTCACACTGACCTGCGAGGCAGAGAGTAACCAGGACCTTGAGTTCGAGTGGCTGAGAGACAAGGTACCGGGATGCTTTGGGACTGTGGGCAAGAGCTTGCTTCTTCTCAGATCCCCTGACCCCATGTCTCACCCCTAGACAGGCCAGCGACTGGGAAAGGGACCTGTTCTCCAGCTAAACAACTTGAAACGGGAAGCAGGGGGCCGTTACCTCTGCATGGCATCCGTTCCTAATGTTCCTGGCTTGAACCGTACACAGCTGGTCAGCGTGGGCATTTTTGGTGAGGCCCTTTGTATAGTGATCAGGTCACCAGAGTTGGGTGCTTTTGAGCTGTTGGAGGTCAAAAAAGTCAGCTGGCACCCTGGGAACTGTggtgggaagtagaagcagggtATCTGGGGGCCtaatcctttcctcccccaagggCCCCCGTGGATGGCATTAAAGGAGAGGAAGGTGTGGGCGCACGAGAATGCAGCACTGAACCTGTCTTGTGAGGCTTCAGGACATCCTCAGCCCACCATCTCCTGGAGTGTCAATGGCTCGGTGAGAAGGCGTGGTTTATCTTCCCCGTTCCCTTAATCCCTGCCTAGGCTTTGAGGCCACGGCCGGAGATCCTCCCACTCTTTGAGCTGCCCATTTACTTCCAGGCCACGGAATGGAACCCAGATCCACAGACAGTAGTGAGCACCCTGAATGTCCTTGTGACCCCAGAGCTGCTGGAGACAGGTGCAAAATGTACAGCCTCCAACTCCCTGGGCTCAAATACCACCATTATCATCCTCAAGCTAGGTGAGAACTGCCTCCCTGCAGAGGACCGCAGGGGCATGCCCAGGCGCGGGCATTAACGTGCGCTTCTactaacccccccccctcccctctgcctcctagtcACTTTAACCACCCTCACACCTGACTTCAGCCAAACCACTGGCCTCAGCACCTCCACAGTTAGTCCTCACACAAGAGCCAACAGCACCTCCACAGGTAAGCCAGGCCTGTGCCAGGGCGCCCATTCTGCCCGTCTGTCACCCTGGGCTGGATAGGGTGGGGCAGCGACAGCAGTGTGGCAGCCTGGGGCAGGGAGTGACGACAAGTGTCTTTGTCGGACAGAGAAAAAGCTGCCGCCGCCGGAGAGCAAAGGTGTGGTCATTGTGGCTGTGATCGTGTGCATCTTGGTCCTTGCTGTACTGGGCGCTACCCTCTATTTCTTCTACAAGAAGGGCAAACTGCCGTGTGGACGCTCAGGAAAACAAGAGATGTAAGCCGGGCTCAtggcccctcccccctccccattttcgGCTGCCCAGCTTGCTACCTCCTAAGGGACCTCCCCTGCCGACCTGGTGCCCACTTACCCCTTGAGAGCAGAAACTGGACCTTTTTTTTTACtgcccactgcccagcttccGTCCGTCAACCACACCTCCTTGAATCCTCCCTTCCTGAGCTGGCCCCCCGAGTCCACGAGTACCCCTCCCACGAGGCCCTCCCCCCCTTCCCTTGGCCCCAGGTTGCCAAcctctcacctccctcctcccagcacgCTGCCCCCGACTCGTAAGAGTGAATTTGTAGTTGAAGTTAAGTCAGATAAGCTCCCAGAAGAGATGGCTCTCCTACAGGGCGGCAGCGGTGACAAGAGGGCTCCAGGAGACCAGGTAGGAGGCAGCTCCTGAGGCCAGGGCCTGACCCACCCCCTCAGGAACTGGGGGAAGTGGGCTAATGGTACCTGTTGGCACACACTAactttctgtccttcctccttgGTTAGAGGTGGGGAGCAGGCCCATCCTGCCTTCTATTACTGACACTGACTGGCAGGCCAAGGCGAGTGGTGGAGGGAccctggagagagacagagccaagccccaccccaccttttTCTAAAAGTGTAGCGTCTCTCCCACTGCAGACTCAGCTGGGGGACTTCTGTCTCTTCTCGTCCCTTCCCACTTCCGCTGGCCGCCTCAAGGCTGCTGCAGATTCACCagctctgcttccctccctcctggtGCTCAGGCTGTGAACCTGCCGGCTCTTCATGTTCTGGTTACTTCTCTCTACCCATTTTCAGGGAGAGAAATACATCGATCTGAGGCATTAGCTGACTCACCAAAGTTTCCTGCTCCCTGCTCAGTCTTCACCCCAAGCTAAAGCCTCCAGAGGGACAGCAGGGAAGACCCCTACTCAGGTTCCCTACAGACCAGGTCCAGAGAGCCAAGAGATGGGACAAGAGCCATTTGGAGGATCTCATTTGGCCACAGAGGCCTGGTTTTGGAGACCCAAGTCCTCCTTTGTGTCCACTGAGTGATGCTTATCCCAAGTGACTGGGGGCCTCAGTCTTCCAGGAGTGGGgagggttattttattttattttttttcattttttgagacagggtttctctgtgtagcttttggtgcctgtcctggatctcactctgtagaccaggctggccttgaactcacagagatctgcctggctctgcctcccgagtgctgggattaaaggcatgcaccacacggcccggctatttttttttttttcccttacacAGCCAATGGTTGCGGATCCATCTCCTGCCATCAGCTGAGTGGGCTCTCGGAGCCGTGTTCTCTCCTCACAGGCTGTCTTTGTGCTAGTTGTATCATGTGATCCGGGACCTGGGCATGTGGTCACATGCACTGTTCACACTGGTCCTTGAGAGAACCCCACCATCCAGAGGCAGCTGCAGCACTGCTTCTGGACTTTCCTgcctgctgctctttcagggtCTTTTGGGATATTTTTCCTTTGGGCAGAAGTCATGGATTGGTGGTAATCCTTCAGATATATCCCTGAGTAAGGAAGcactgttctgtttgtttgtgtgttttggagTGAAGACTACTTACTGAGCCCAAGCTTCCTGCATTCCCTCGGTGGGAAATGGGAGACTGAAAGACAAGAGTGGGACAGAGAGGAGGTCTACTGTTTATAGGGATTAAGCTTAGAGGTTTATTAGTACCAGATTTCTACATGGGAGCTTATGGGTCCAGATCTGAAGAGTCCAAGTGGGAGAATGGTACTTAGAAATGAAAACTTGGCCTGGCAAGAGTTTTTGGgggtatgtgtgcatctgtgagagtgtgtgtgtgtgtatacatacatacatatacacattatatatatatatatggttttgtcTGTAAATTtgcaaatgtttccttttatatgttatgtatgttagaaaaataaagtgtTATTTGTCCCCAAAGCATGATGCCATTTTCCATTCATCATGGATGATAGGCTCTCAAAAGACTGTCGTCCCTTTACCTCTAGAGCATCCAGAGCTGAGCAGCATGCTGCTAAATGCTAACTGGCAGcaaccccctccccatcccctgcaCACCGCTGTTAGTCTCAAATCTGCCCTCCCTGTGTATTACCCCCTAGCCCCAGATGAGCCAGAACTCAAGTGTGCTAcaacaaaagaaattttatttaaaaatattttttttttacagacatGGGTGCTTGAAAAAGCTCTTTAGTTAACTgtatggaaatgaaaaaaattaataaataacattaGTATAACAGACCTCTAATTAGTATAACAGACCTCTACACATCAGTACACTGGCAAAACAACATGGACTTGAGAGAATTGAGTCTTAAAGCTCCACTACTCTGCAGGAGTATTTACCTCTGTCTGCTCTTTATAGGAGAGTGATTAAATACTGCTAATAGAAATCTTTTTATattaatgacatttaaaaaatagtccACGAGAATCTCACCTAAGTGTGTTTTGTTCTCTTAACACTGATATACAAACTGGGACTCTATTCTGGGGAAAAGTTCTCTCTTGCCCCACCCAAGTCAAGAATTTTAAGATCTTGAATGAGGAGGACCTTAAGAACTATTTCTACCCCCACTCTTTGTTAGCTAcaggcaggggagaaacagggcAAGGGAGGTAAGAAACCTAAGGGTTGAAACCTGCGACAGTATTAGTGAAAGGTTTCCGGGTCCCACGGCCCCTCCCCGGGAGCAAGCAGACCCTTTGGAGGAGGGTACCAGCCACTTACTGCTTTAAGGTTGGAGCCTTCAAATGAAAGCCACGtctgaggagaggcaggaggttgAAGCTGGCTCCAGATCcagcaaaatgaaaagacaacAAATGAACCATCTCCCCTTCCCGGGAGAGTCCCTCTCAGCTCCACTAGGCAGGGCACTGTTACCAGGAGGCTTCATGAGCAGGGCATCTAGAACAGAGGAACACTAACGGCTGCCTGGGACCAGCCAAGTGATGCCAGGAGAAAATGCTGCTCTTTTCCAATGAAGCCTCGTGGCAGAGGAAGGAGACTACAGGCACCTAtgtgccacctctccagccagaCATCCTTGTCCCCAAGACTCTCGGGCTAAAGATACTCAAGGTAGAGGAGCTCAGACTCTGGTATTTCCATATTAAGTCCTAAAATGCAGCCTGGGATACAGCGCTGCCTTAGAAAGGCACAaaacatttggcttttttttttttttcagtgtgctaaaaattgttttgttttgaataaaggaaaaagatatataaggttaAAAATCCCAAGTCAGCACAGCCAGAAAGCAGATGTAGGAGGTACCTTACAGCTGCCATGCCCAGCATGTCTCAGCAGAGGTCAGACTTCCCACTTAAGGGTGCTGAGGAGGCGGTCAGAGGCCGGCTCCTCTCATGTGCATTGCAGGCAGGCTCACTAGCCcagagagcaggggagaggccgagagagagagctcagggcCTGTCATCCTCTTACCACTTCCAGACAGCCAGAACATGGTCACCCTTCTCCACTACTGGGTGAGAGGTAGTGGGGAAGGAGCAACCCAGGCACTGCACCACACCCCCCATTCTGGGCCTATGTGGGGAGGCAGTGTGAGCCTGAGGAGCTGTACACAGCATGCATTGAGCaatcttctctggcctccattctGTTTTAGAGGGAAGGAAAATTGGAGTTTGCATCTCACATTCAGTTGTGGGACTGAATCAGGACTGCAGGGCCAGGTGATCACAACTCAGGGCTGATTTGTTCAGCTGCCAAATCAGTAGATCTGAGGCTGGCACTCAGCCTGGGCTCTGTGCAAGACAAGGAGTGGTCAGCCACATTTTTCTCAAGCACTAAAACAGGGAAGAGGCTGCAAGATCTCCAAGCAGCTGTTGGTCGGCAGCTGGCCCTTCCCCATGGTGCTCTTCATCAGGCACAAAACAATGTGTAGGGCCCTCCCTATCCCTATTTCTCCATCTCTTAAGTCTTGTGCTACTTACTAGAACCAAGAAACACTGGTATTTTGCCTTGCAACTAACCCAGATTTCCTGGGACACTGAAGGCACATGGCACTACTATCCCCCTCGCCTTCATTCAGGAGCCTAGACTAGACATCAAATGCAAAATCTTGTGATCTGCTCTTGCCCTTCCTGTGTGCCTCAATGTGTATCTTTGGATTAGTAGGTTACTTCTGTGTATACCAAAGGACTTGAATATTTAGAAGTTAAAAGCAGGGTAGTATGTATGATATGCCTTAAAACGCAGGGCAGGCTCTAAGATGGGATTCCAAAGATCCAGGCAAGCAGAAGCCCAGTtttactcccccacccccaccccaacaacaacaacaacaaaacccaacccaaacaaacaaaaaaccaccacacTTATTACAGGACTAGAGAAAAAGCAACCAGACAGGGAAGATACAGGTAGCTTGTCTAAGGAGCTCACAGAACAAGCTCAATTCGACACCAAAAATATCTGGATCCTGGCGAATGTCTCAATGGTGCCTAGGAAAGCAGAGCTAGGAACATCACTGCAGGCTCcctcacagaaagacaaacaaagaaGAGGGATGTAGGAGACTGGTCAAGAGCCCAGAGAGTGAACAGGTATTCAGCACTAAAACCAGAAGAGAGCCAAGCCTAAAGGCAGTAGCTACAGCTAAGATCTGCACTTTAAGGAATGCGGAAGAGGACTGGAGGGTGAATGGAGGCTACGAAATGCCACCCAAGGACAGACTGGGGAAAGTCATCTTGGGTGCCAAGACTCTAAGGAGAACAAAAGGAAAGATAATAGTGACTATGAGTAAGTTAAAAATAGGGGtttccagctgggtggtggtggtggtgccgccagtgatggcacacgcttttaatcccaatactccagaggcagaggcagggggatctctgagttcaaggccagcctgatctccagagcgagttccaggacagccagggctatacagaggaaccctgtacTCGAAAAGCCAACAAAAGGCAGGGGATGGGGGTatttcttccacttcccagatgaACAGCAGAACAGAAACTATGCAACTGTGCTTCCCGTGTGGAAGTTCCTTTGCATATCTCTTCTCGGAAGCTCCCAGTCTGCCACAATATCTCTGTTCTCCCTGTAAGGTCCATTGGGAGTCTGAACTCTCAAATCAATATTTTCGCTGAGTATATTCTGCCTTAAGGATATAACCTAAGTATTACTGTCTTCTGCTCCTTGACTGCAGGCACAATGTGACCAGGTATCtcatgttcctgcctccatgacTTTCCCGCAATGAA
This window harbors:
- the Mcam gene encoding cell surface glycoprotein MUC18 isoform X7, with the protein product MGLPRLVCAFLLAACCCCRRATGVPGEEKQPAPTPEPVEVEVGGTALLKCGPSHSSGNFSHVDWFLIHKERQIPIFRVHQGQGQSEPGEYEHRLSLQDSGATLALSQVTPHDERMFLCKSKRPRLLDHYTELQVFKAPEEPTIQANVVGIHVDRQELREVATCVGRNGYPIPQVIWYKNGRPLQEEENRVQIQSSQIVESSGLYTLQSVLNAQLVKEDKDARFYCELSYRLPSGNRMKESKEVTVPVFYPAEKVWVEVEPMGLLKEGDHVKIRCLTDGNPQPHFTINKQNSSTGEMEEEATDENGILFLEPAQKQHSGLYQCQSLDLETMVTLSSDLQELLVNYVSDVRVNPAAPEAQEGDSLTLTCEAESNQDLEFEWLRDKTGQRLGKGPVLQLNNLKREAGGRYLCMASVPNVPGLNRTQLVSVGIFGPPWMALKERKVWAHENAALNLSCEASGHPQPTISWSVNGSATEWNPDPQTVVSTLNVLVTPELLETGAKCTASNSLGSNTTIIILKLVTLTTLTPDFSQTTGLSTSTVSPHTRANSTSTEKKLPPPESKGVVIVAVIVCILVLAVLGATLYFFYKKGKLPCGRSGKQEMERNTSI
- the Mcam gene encoding cell surface glycoprotein MUC18 isoform X6 — encoded protein: MGLPRLVCAFLLAACCCCRRATGVPGEEKQPAPTPEPVEVEVGGTALLKCGPSHSSGNFSHVDWFLIHKERQIPIFRVHQGQGQSEPGEYEHRLSLQDSGATLALSQVTPHDERMFLCKSKRPRLLDHYTELQVFKAPEEPTIQANVVGIHVDRQELREVATCVGRNGYPIPQVIWYKNGRPLQEEENRVQIQSSQIVESSGLYTLQSVLNAQLVKEDKDARFYCELSYRLPSGNRMKESKEVTVPVFYPAEKVWVEVEPMGLLKEGDHVKIRCLTDGNPQPHFTINKQNSSTGEMEEEATDENGILFLEPAQKQHSGLYQCQSLDLETMVTLSSDLQELLVNYVSDVRVNPAAPEAQEGDSLTLTCEAESNQDLEFEWLRDKTGQRLGKGPVLQLNNLKREAGGRYLCMASVPNVPGLNRTQLVSVGIFGPPWMALKERKVWAHENAALNLSCEASGHPQPTISWSVNGSATEWNPDPQTVVSTLNVLVTPELLETGAKCTASNSLGSNTTIIILKLEKKLPPPESKGVVIVAVIVCILVLAVLGATLYFFYKKGKLPCGRSGKQEITLPPTRKSEFVVEVKSDKLPEEMALLQGGSGDKRAPGDQGEKYIDLRH
- the Mcam gene encoding cell surface glycoprotein MUC18 isoform X2, translating into MGLPRLVCAFLLAACCCCRRATGVPGEEKQPAPTPEPVEVEVGGTALLKCGPSHSSGNFSHVDWFLIHKERQIPIFRVHQGQGQSEPGEYEHRLSLQDSGATLALSQVTPHDERMFLCKSKRPRLLDHYTELQVFKAPEEPTIQANVVGIHVDRQELREVATCVGRNGYPIPQVIWYKNGRPLQEEENRVQIQSSQIVESSGLYTLQSVLNAQLVKEDKDARFYCELSYRLPSGNRMKESKEVTVPVFYPAEKVWVEVEPMGLLKEGDHVKIRCLTDGNPQPHFTINKQNSSTGEMEEEATDENGILFLEPAQKQHSGLYQCQSLDLETMVTLSSDLQELLVNYVSDVRVNPAAPEAQEGDSLTLTCEAESNQDLEFEWLRDKTGQRLGKGPVLQLNNLKREAGGRYLCMASVPNVPGLNRTQLVSVGIFGPPWMALKERKVWAHENAALNLSCEASGHPQPTISWSVNGSATEWNPDPQTVVSTLNVLVTPELLETGAKCTASNSLGSNTTIIILKLVTLTTLTPDFSQTTGLSTSTVSPHTRANSTSTEKKLPPPESKGVVIVAVIVCILVLAVLGATLYFFYKKGKLPCGRSGKQEMLPTSHLPPPSTLPPTRKSEFVVEVKSDKLPEEMALLQGGSGDKRAPGDQGEKYIDLRH
- the Mcam gene encoding cell surface glycoprotein MUC18 isoform X5, whose translation is MGLPRLVCAFLLAACCCCRRATGVPGEEKQPAPTPEPVEVEVGGTALLKCGPSHSSGNFSHVDWFLIHKERQIPIFRVHQGQGQSEPGEYEHRLSLQDSGATLALSQVTPHDERMFLCKSKRPRLLDHYTELQVFKAPEEPTIQANVVGIHVDRQELREVATCVGRNGYPIPQVIWYKNGRPLQEEENRVQIQSSQIVESSGLYTLQSVLNAQLVKEDKDARFYCELSYRLPSGNRMKESKEVTVPVFYPAEKVWVEVEPMGLLKEGDHVKIRCLTDGNPQPHFTINKQNSSTGEMEEEATDENGILFLEPAQKQHSGLYQCQSLDLETMVTLSSDLQELLVNYVSDVRVNPAAPEAQEGDSLTLTCEAESNQDLEFEWLRDKTGQRLGKGPVLQLNNLKREAGGRYLCMASVPNVPGLNRTQLVSVGIFGPPWMALKERKVWAHENAALNLSCEASGHPQPTISWSVNGSATEWNPDPQTVVSTLNVLVTPELLETGAKCTASNSLGSNTTIIILKLEKKLPPPESKGVVIVAVIVCILVLAVLGATLYFFYKKGKLPCGRSGKQEMLPTSHLPPPSTLPPTRKSEFVVEVKSDKLPEEMALLQGGSGDKRAPGDQAQCDQVSHVPASMTFPQ
- the Mcam gene encoding cell surface glycoprotein MUC18 isoform X1, translating into MGLPRLVCAFLLAACCCCRRATGVPGEEKQPAPTPEPVEVEVGGTALLKCGPSHSSGNFSHVDWFLIHKERQIPIFRVHQGQGQSEPGEYEHRLSLQDSGATLALSQVTPHDERMFLCKSKRPRLLDHYTELQVFKAPEEPTIQANVVGIHVDRQELREVATCVGRNGYPIPQVIWYKNGRPLQEEENRVQIQSSQIVESSGLYTLQSVLNAQLVKEDKDARFYCELSYRLPSGNRMKESKEVTVPVFYPAEKVWVEVEPMGLLKEGDHVKIRCLTDGNPQPHFTINKQNSSTGEMEEEATDENGILFLEPAQKQHSGLYQCQSLDLETMVTLSSDLQELLVNYVSDVRVNPAAPEAQEGDSLTLTCEAESNQDLEFEWLRDKTGQRLGKGPVLQLNNLKREAGGRYLCMASVPNVPGLNRTQLVSVGIFGPPWMALKERKVWAHENAALNLSCEASGHPQPTISWSVNGSATEWNPDPQTVVSTLNVLVTPELLETGAKCTASNSLGSNTTIIILKLVTLTTLTPDFSQTTGLSTSTVSPHTRANSTSTEKKLPPPESKGVVIVAVIVCILVLAVLGATLYFFYKKGKLPCGRSGKQEMLPTSHLPPPSTLPPTRKSEFVVEVKSDKLPEEMALLQGGSGDKRAPGDQAQCDQVSHVPASMTFPQ
- the Mcam gene encoding cell surface glycoprotein MUC18 isoform X3; the encoded protein is MGLPRLVCAFLLAACCCCRRATGVPGEEKQPAPTPEPVEVEVGGTALLKCGPSHSSGNFSHVDWFLIHKERQIPIFRVHQGQGQSEPGEYEHRLSLQDSGATLALSQVTPHDERMFLCKSKRPRLLDHYTELQVFKAPEEPTIQANVVGIHVDRQELREVATCVGRNGYPIPQVIWYKNGRPLQEEENRVQIQSSQIVESSGLYTLQSVLNAQLVKEDKDARFYCELSYRLPSGNRMKESKEVTVPVFYPAEKVWVEVEPMGLLKEGDHVKIRCLTDGNPQPHFTINKQNSSTGEMEEEATDENGILFLEPAQKQHSGLYQCQSLDLETMVTLSSDLQELLVNYVSDVRVNPAAPEAQEGDSLTLTCEAESNQDLEFEWLRDKTGQRLGKGPVLQLNNLKREAGGRYLCMASVPNVPGLNRTQLVSVGIFGPPWMALKERKVWAHENAALNLSCEASGHPQPTISWSVNGSATEWNPDPQTVVSTLNVLVTPELLETGAKCTASNSLGSNTTIIILKLVTLTTLTPDFSQTTGLSTSTVSPHTRANSTSTEKKLPPPESKGVVIVAVIVCILVLAVLGATLYFFYKKGKLPCGRSGKQEITLPPTRKSEFVVEVKSDKLPEEMALLQGGSGDKRAPGDQAQCDQVSHVPASMTFPQ
- the Mcam gene encoding cell surface glycoprotein MUC18 isoform X4, yielding MGLPRLVCAFLLAACCCCRRATGVPGEEKQPAPTPEPVEVEVGGTALLKCGPSHSSGNFSHVDWFLIHKERQIPIFRVHQGQGQSEPGEYEHRLSLQDSGATLALSQVTPHDERMFLCKSKRPRLLDHYTELQVFKAPEEPTIQANVVGIHVDRQELREVATCVGRNGYPIPQVIWYKNGRPLQEEENRVQIQSSQIVESSGLYTLQSVLNAQLVKEDKDARFYCELSYRLPSGNRMKESKEVTVPVFYPAEKVWVEVEPMGLLKEGDHVKIRCLTDGNPQPHFTINKQNSSTGEMEEEATDENGILFLEPAQKQHSGLYQCQSLDLETMVTLSSDLQELLVNYVSDVRVNPAAPEAQEGDSLTLTCEAESNQDLEFEWLRDKTGQRLGKGPVLQLNNLKREAGGRYLCMASVPNVPGLNRTQLVSVGIFGPPWMALKERKVWAHENAALNLSCEASGHPQPTISWSVNGSATEWNPDPQTVVSTLNVLVTPELLETGAKCTASNSLGSNTTIIILKLVTLTTLTPDFSQTTGLSTSTVSPHTRANSTSTEKKLPPPESKGVVIVAVIVCILVLAVLGATLYFFYKKGKLPCGRSGKQEITLPPTRKSEFVVEVKSDKLPEEMALLQGGSGDKRAPGDQGEKYIDLRH